In a single window of the Flavivirga spongiicola genome:
- a CDS encoding DoxX family protein — translation MKRYFPLVLRLIVAAILIQTLRFKFTAHPDSVFIFSHVGLEPYGRIGIGILELIAGILLLIPKTIWMGATLTLGVIGGAIFMHLTQLGIVVNNDGGILFITAIVTFILSAVILYVYKNDIPFIKKTV, via the coding sequence ATGAAAAGATATTTTCCTCTAGTCTTAAGATTAATTGTTGCTGCTATTTTAATACAAACATTGCGTTTCAAATTTACAGCACATCCAGACAGTGTGTTCATTTTTAGTCATGTTGGTTTAGAGCCATATGGCAGAATTGGTATTGGAATTTTAGAGCTTATTGCCGGTATACTATTACTTATTCCTAAAACAATATGGATGGGAGCTACGCTTACTTTAGGTGTTATTGGTGGAGCTATTTTCATGCATTTAACACAACTTGGAATTGTAGTAAATAACGATGGAGGTATTTTATTCATTACCGCCATTGTTACATTTATTCTTTCTGCAGTAATTCTTTATGTTTATAAAAACGATATCCCTTTTATCAAAAAGACAGTATAG
- the ligA gene encoding NAD-dependent DNA ligase LigA: MSSIQNKINELRASLREHNYNYYVLDNATISDYDFDIKLQELQDLEAKHPEFFDANSPTQRVGGGVTKNFETIAHEHRMYSLDNSYSKEDLQDWETRIKKLVDGDIQYTCELKYDGASISLTYENGSLARAVTRGDGFQGDNVTVNIKTIKSVPLQLKGDGYPAKFDIRGEIVLPFDGFNKMNEERIEIGEEPYRNPRNTASGSLKLQDSAEVAKRPLECMLYNITGSNLGIQTQFESLEKARAWGFKVPKAAKLTNSIDEVLEFVDYWNVNRHDLPYETDGVVVKVNSLQQQEELGYTAKAPRWAMAYKFKAEQVSTKLNSITYQVGRTGAITPVANLEPVELAGTTVKRASLHNADQIEKLDIRVGDTVYVEKGGEIIPKILGVDLSKRNNPSEPTQYITSCPECETELIRQEGEAQHYCPNYNGCSPQIIGRIQHFISRKAMDIDGLGGETVALLVNEGLISNYSDLYELTKEEVIPLERMAEKSADNLIQGIELSKNIPFERVLFALGIRYVGETVAKKLAKHYKSIDAIAGATQEGLVNVDEIGVKIAESVSVFFSSEINLHIINRLQQFGVQLELSAEQLIGQTNILKGDIIVVSGVFESVSRNELKKLIEDNGGKLSSSISSKTSYIVAGSNMGPSKKEKANQLGVLLINEHEFLQRIQ; this comes from the coding sequence ATGAGTAGTATTCAAAATAAAATTAACGAATTAAGAGCATCACTTAGAGAACATAATTACAATTATTATGTGCTTGATAATGCAACAATATCTGATTATGATTTCGATATAAAGCTTCAAGAGCTTCAAGATCTTGAAGCTAAACATCCTGAGTTTTTTGATGCTAATTCTCCAACACAGCGAGTTGGTGGAGGGGTTACTAAGAATTTTGAAACGATTGCACATGAGCACCGCATGTATTCTTTAGATAATTCCTATTCAAAAGAAGACTTGCAGGATTGGGAAACCCGTATTAAAAAATTGGTAGATGGAGACATTCAATATACTTGCGAATTAAAATATGATGGTGCATCTATTAGTCTAACTTATGAAAATGGCAGTCTAGCCAGAGCAGTTACAAGAGGGGATGGATTTCAAGGAGATAATGTAACAGTAAATATAAAAACTATTAAATCGGTACCGTTACAGTTAAAAGGTGACGGATACCCTGCAAAATTTGATATAAGAGGTGAAATTGTATTGCCTTTTGACGGTTTTAATAAGATGAATGAAGAGCGTATTGAAATTGGGGAAGAACCTTATAGAAACCCAAGGAACACGGCTTCAGGAAGTTTAAAACTTCAAGATAGTGCAGAGGTAGCTAAACGACCACTAGAATGTATGCTTTATAACATAACGGGTTCTAATTTAGGCATCCAAACACAATTTGAAAGTTTAGAAAAAGCAAGAGCATGGGGTTTTAAAGTACCGAAGGCCGCAAAACTTACTAACTCTATTGATGAGGTTCTGGAGTTTGTGGATTATTGGAATGTGAATCGTCACGATTTACCTTATGAGACTGACGGTGTTGTTGTAAAAGTAAACAGTTTGCAGCAGCAAGAAGAGTTAGGTTATACGGCTAAAGCGCCAAGATGGGCAATGGCGTATAAGTTTAAAGCGGAGCAAGTATCAACAAAACTGAATAGTATTACATACCAAGTTGGGCGTACAGGTGCGATTACACCGGTAGCTAATTTAGAACCTGTGGAATTAGCAGGAACTACTGTAAAACGTGCCTCTTTACATAATGCAGACCAAATAGAAAAATTGGATATACGAGTAGGAGACACCGTGTATGTTGAAAAAGGAGGGGAAATTATTCCAAAAATTCTGGGTGTAGATTTAAGTAAACGGAATAATCCCTCAGAACCAACACAATATATTACTAGTTGTCCGGAGTGTGAAACAGAACTCATAAGACAGGAAGGAGAAGCACAGCATTATTGTCCTAATTATAATGGTTGCAGTCCACAGATAATAGGGAGGATTCAACATTTTATATCGAGGAAAGCTATGGATATTGATGGGCTAGGAGGGGAGACCGTAGCTCTTTTAGTAAATGAAGGTTTGATTTCTAATTACTCAGATTTGTATGAATTAACTAAAGAGGAAGTTATCCCTTTAGAAAGAATGGCGGAAAAAAGTGCTGATAATTTAATTCAAGGTATAGAGTTATCTAAGAATATTCCTTTTGAGCGCGTTCTATTTGCTTTAGGAATTCGATATGTAGGGGAGACAGTTGCTAAGAAATTGGCAAAGCATTATAAAAGTATTGATGCTATAGCAGGTGCTACTCAAGAGGGTTTGGTGAATGTTGATGAGATAGGCGTTAAGATTGCGGAAAGTGTAAGTGTATTTTTTAGTTCAGAAATAAACTTACATATAATTAATAGGTTGCAGCAATTTGGAGTTCAATTAGAATTATCTGCCGAACAACTAATCGGTCAAACTAATATATTAAAAGGAGATATAATTGTGGTTTCTGGTGTTTTTGAAAGTGTGTCCCGAAATGAACTTAAAAAACTAATTGAAGATAACGGAGGAAAGTTAAGTAGTTCCATTTCTTCTAAAACAAGTTATATTGTTGCAGGTAGTAATATGGGGCCTAGTAAAAAGGAAAAAGCAAATCAATTAGGGGTGCTTTTAATAAATGAACATGAATTCTTACAAAGAATCCAATAA